The sequence CAGTGAGCAAAGAGCCACGAAACATCACCTACTCGCAATATATGCAACTAATGGATGGAAATTTCATCGATAAAGCGGTCATCGAGGAAGATGAGGTTATCCTCTATGCGCAAAATAACCGCTTTGCCATCATAAAAGAGGGTATAGACATAAAAGAGCTCATCAAAAAGGTCCCAGTCGAGCGAAACGTGCAATATATCACGCCTGGCATGGTTTGGGGAAGCATCATCTTTGTTTGCCTTGTGCTTTGGTATGCATATATTTTTAGGGCTATCAAGAAAAAAGAGGAGAGCCTTTTAAGCAAAAAGGACGGCGCTTTTGAGATAGAAAGCGTGCTAAATCAAAATGCTATGCCAGTCATCTCAAACGTTAGATTTAGCGATGTGGCGGGCATTAGCGAGGTCAAAAGCGAGCTTAGCGAGATAGTTGATTTTCTTAAAAATCCGCAAAAATATAGAAATTTTGGTATCAAAATGCCAAAAGGCGTGCTAATGATCGGCCCTCCAGGTGTTGGCAAGACACTTGTGGCAAAGGCGGTCGCTGGCGAGGCAAATGTGCCGTTTTTTTACCAAAATGGCGCAAGCTTTGTGCAAATTTACGTCGGCATGGGCGCAAAAAGAGTTAGAGAGCTCTTTAGTAGGGCAAAGTCTTACGCACCATCAATCATTTTTATCGACGAGATAGATGCTGTTGGCAAGAGCAGGGGTGGGGCTAGAAACGACGAGCGAGAAGCCACTCTTAATCAGTTGCTAACCGAGATGGACGGCTTTGAGGACAACTCCGGCGTCATAGTAATAGCTGCAACAAACAGGATCGAGATGATCGACGAGGCACTGCTTAGATCAGGGCGCTTTGATAGGCGTATATTTTTATCAATGCCTGATTTTAACGACAGGGTGGCTATCCTAAACACATATCTAAGAGATAAAAACTGCGAAGTGCTAGCCGAGGATATCGCTAGGATGAGTGTTGGCTTTTCTGGTGCGGCACTTAGCACGCTTGTAAATGAAGCAGCTATAAATGCCCTAAGAAACGGCGAGAGCGTGCTTAGGATGAGGGATTTTGAGGCTGTTTTAAACAAGGTCTTGCTCGGCAAGAAAAAGGTGCTAAGCTACAGCGAGAGCGAGAAGAAAATTCAGTCCATCTATCAAGGCGCAAAGGCGCTAAGTGCTTACTGGTTTGATGTGAAATTTGAAAAAATTTCGCTCATTGAAGACCGCTTTATGGCGACTGAGCAAGAGATCGAGTCAAAGTCACAGATGCTCTCGCGCATAAAGGTTTTAATCTCTGGCATGTGCAAGCTCGAGATAGATGAGAACGATATCTTTTCAAACTCAAGCAATGATCTAAATTTGGCAAAAGAGATCGCTTCAAAGATGGTTTATGAGTATGGCATGGGAAATTCTTTCGTGCCAAATCCAAACGATGTGGAAGAAATTTTAAAACAAGCAAAAGATGAGATAATGTCCTTTTTAAAGGGCACAAACGAGCAGATCGCAAGGATAAGCTCATATCTGCTTGCTTATGAGAGCGTAGATAAAGAGACGCTTGCTAAAATTTTAAATGAAAACTACTAATAAAGGAGAAAAAATGAAAGCAAAAATAGGAATTCTGACTATGTCAGATCGCGCAAGTGAGGGCACATACGAGGACAAATCAGGTCCAGCGATCAAAGAGGTGCTTGACGGTTGGATAGTAAGCGAGAGAGAGTATTTTTACGAGGTGATCCCTGATGAGCTTGATCTCATAAAAGAGAGGCTCGTGCACATGATAGACGTGCTAGGATGCGACCTTGTGCTAACGACTGGAGGCACAGGACCAGCAGTGAGAGACGTCACTCCAGAGGCTACTGAGGCAGTTTGCGAGAAGATGATGCCAGGCTTTGGCGAACTAATGAGAGCAGCAAGCTTAAAATATGTCCCAACAGCGATCTTATCACGCCAAACAGCAGGCATCAGAGGTCACGCGCTCATCATAAATTTACCAGGACAGCCAAAGGCGATAAAAGAGTGCTTAGAGCCGGTATTTCCAGCGGTGCCATACTGCATCGATCTTATAGAGGGTGCGTTTATCGAGACTGATGAAAACGTGATGAAAGTTTTCCGCCCAAAACAAAAGAAAATCTCGTAAATGAGTTTGACAGATAGCCTAAATTTAAAAGCCACTGCCTTTGCAAATAGGTGGTGACTTGTTATTAAAATTTGGCTTGTTTTTTCTTTTTTATCCTATGCGCTGGCCTACTATCTTTGGTTAGAGGTTTTTGGCTTTATCTCTGCCATTTCTATCTTTGGCTGTGTTTGCCTGCTAGCCTTTAGCTCACTTCTTTGGTTTATCGCTAGCCTTGTATTTTTGCAACCTTTGGTATTTTTACTACTTGAAAAATTTGATGAAAGCATTACTGTTTATGCTTTAGCCTGCTCAATTTGGCTGCTTGGCTGGATCACTTTGTCGCTTGTGGTTGATGATAAATTTGCAAGGCTGGGAAATGACATCTTGCTAAAGATCTCTCGCATAGTTCTTATTGGCGAGTTTGCCTTGCTATATTTTTTTAACTACAACAGCAGCCTTGACATAGAGACTTTAATAAAGTCAAATTTGACAAAGTTGCTGCTTTTAGTGCTAAACTCTTATATGCTGCCATCGCTTGTTACGCTACTTATATTTGATATAAAAACATATATCGCTAGCAAAAATGAGTAAAATTTTATGTATTATTTTATGTAATTTATACTAAATTTAGCCGTTTTTGCTCTTTACTATCTTTTTTATAAGCTCTATATCGCCGTTCATCGCTAGACTCATAAAACAAACTCCGCTTGCGCCAGCTTTTATGGCCTCTTTGTAGTTCCCGCTGTCTAGTCCGCCAAGTGCGTAAATTTATTGGTTTTTGATCTTTGTTATACATTTATATCGGTATTTGTTTCTTATTTTGAAAGACAGACTAGCAACATTTTCTAAAAGATTTATAGCTAAATTTGCATTATTTTAAATAAATACTATACAAAATAGCATTTTAAATAATAAAAATTAAACATATATTTTTATTTTATTTATAAATTACCATATATGCCTAAAAAATTGTTAAAAAACTTGATAGTAGTGCTATCAAGGTTAAGTATATTTTTATCACTTTATGCTATAATCTGCCAAAAATTTAAAACAAGGAAAAGAAAATGGCAGATAAATTTGAATTTCAGACCGAGGTCAATGACCTTTTAAATTTGATGATCCACTCTCTTTACTCAAACAAAGAGATATTTTTAAGAGAGCTCATATCAAACTCAAACGACGCACTTGACAAGCTAAACTACCTATGCTTGACTGATGAAAAGTATAAAAGCTTAAGCTACACTCCAAGGATCGACATCAAAGTAGATGAAAAAGCTAAGACTTTAACCATTAGCGACAACGGTATCGGTATGGATAAAGACGAGCTCATCGCAAATTTAGGCACCATTGCAAGAAGTGGCACAAAAGGCTTTATGCAAAGCTTAAGTGGCGATGCCAAAAAAGATAGCTCGCTGATCGGCCAGTTTGGCGTTGGCTTTTACTCAGCGTTTATGGTGGCAAACAAGATCGAAGTCATAAGCAAACGAGCACTAAGCGAGAAGTCCTATAAATGGACATCTGATGCAAAAAGCTACGAGATCGAAGATGCTAAAAAAGATGGCTTTGGTACGGATATTATCTTACATTTAAATGACGATGAATTTGCAAATTCTTGGCGTATCGAAGAGATAGTTAAAAAATATTCAAACCACATCCCTTATCCTATTTTTATGGATAAAGAGAGCTACGTCGCACCAAAAGAAGGCGAAAAAGAGGGCACTTATGAGACCAAAAACGAGCAGATAAACAAGGCAAATGCGCTTTGGAGGCTAAATAAAGCCAGCTTAAAAGAGCAAGACTACAACGACTTTTATAAGCAAATTTCACATGACAGCAGCGATCCGCTCCTTTATATCCACACAAAAGCTGAGGGCAAGATCGAGTACTCGACACTATTTTATGTGCCAAGCACTGAGCCGTTTGACCTCTTTAGGGTTGATTATCAAAGTGGCGTGAAGCTTTATGTGAAGAGGGTTTTTATAACTGACGATGCAAAAGAGCTTTTGCCGCCGTATTTAAGATTTATCAAAGGTGTGATCGACGTTGAAGACCTGCCGCTAAACGTTAGCCGCGAAATTTTACAAGAAAATGCGATCATGCGAACCGTTAAAGAGCAGAGCGTGAAGAAAATTTTAAGCGAGCTTGCAAAAGTAAAAGAGAGCGACCGCGATAAATACATAAAATTTTACAAACTATTTGGCAAGGTTTTAAAAGAGGGACTTTACGGCTTTAACGCTGAAAAAGAGCAAATTTTGGATCTTTGCCTATTTAAAAGCTCAAAAAGAGATGGACTTATCAGCCTAAAAGAGTACAAAGAAGCGATGAAAGAGGATCAAAAGTCGATCTATTACATCAGCGGCAACAACGAAAATATGCTAAGAAATTCGCCGCTTCTTGAGAGCTTTAAGAAAAACGACATCGAAGTGCTTATTATGGATGAAGAGATCGACACGATCGTCATGCCAATGGTCAATGAATTTGACAAAACACCTCTAAAATCAGTCTCACACGCTGATATCAACGACGAGATCAAAAACGATGAGAAGGTCGATGAGAGCAAGGTTGCAAACACGCTTGTTAAGATGAAAGAGATCTTAAAAGACGAGGTAAAAGACGTTAGGCTAAGCTCAAGGCTCTCAAGCTCGGCTGCGGTGCTAATATATGATAAAAACGACCCTGACTATGCTATGCAAGAGATGTTAAAACAGATGGGACAAGGCGCAAATGCTCCAAAAGTTAAGCCGATATTGGAGATCAATGCTGATCATGAAATTTTTGCAAAACTTGAGAAAAATGAGGCGATGATTTATGATATAGCGCCTTTGCTTCTTGATATGGCAAGGCTAAATGAGGGCATGAGCCTAGAAAATCCAGCTAAATTTTCAGAACTTCTAACAAAAGTGATGATAAAAGCTATATAAAATTTGTAAGCCCAAAGAATTTTGGGCTTTTTAAATTTATAGTCTAGCAAAAGCCTAAAATACGAGCTAAGTTAAATTTGGCTCCATTGTTAGATTGGCTTTTGCTTATTTTTGCTCTTTGTATTTTAAAACTTGAGCGTAAATTTCATCT is a genomic window of Campylobacter concisus containing:
- a CDS encoding ATP-dependent metallopeptidase FtsH/Yme1/Tma family protein is translated as MQKFKFNKKNILIIAAMALIIALLFAVSKEPRNITYSQYMQLMDGNFIDKAVIEEDEVILYAQNNRFAIIKEGIDIKELIKKVPVERNVQYITPGMVWGSIIFVCLVLWYAYIFRAIKKKEESLLSKKDGAFEIESVLNQNAMPVISNVRFSDVAGISEVKSELSEIVDFLKNPQKYRNFGIKMPKGVLMIGPPGVGKTLVAKAVAGEANVPFFYQNGASFVQIYVGMGAKRVRELFSRAKSYAPSIIFIDEIDAVGKSRGGARNDEREATLNQLLTEMDGFEDNSGVIVIAATNRIEMIDEALLRSGRFDRRIFLSMPDFNDRVAILNTYLRDKNCEVLAEDIARMSVGFSGAALSTLVNEAAINALRNGESVLRMRDFEAVLNKVLLGKKKVLSYSESEKKIQSIYQGAKALSAYWFDVKFEKISLIEDRFMATEQEIESKSQMLSRIKVLISGMCKLEIDENDIFSNSSNDLNLAKEIASKMVYEYGMGNSFVPNPNDVEEILKQAKDEIMSFLKGTNEQIARISSYLLAYESVDKETLAKILNENY
- the mog gene encoding molybdopterin adenylyltransferase gives rise to the protein MKAKIGILTMSDRASEGTYEDKSGPAIKEVLDGWIVSEREYFYEVIPDELDLIKERLVHMIDVLGCDLVLTTGGTGPAVRDVTPEATEAVCEKMMPGFGELMRAASLKYVPTAILSRQTAGIRGHALIINLPGQPKAIKECLEPVFPAVPYCIDLIEGAFIETDENVMKVFRPKQKKIS
- the htpG gene encoding molecular chaperone HtpG, with product MADKFEFQTEVNDLLNLMIHSLYSNKEIFLRELISNSNDALDKLNYLCLTDEKYKSLSYTPRIDIKVDEKAKTLTISDNGIGMDKDELIANLGTIARSGTKGFMQSLSGDAKKDSSLIGQFGVGFYSAFMVANKIEVISKRALSEKSYKWTSDAKSYEIEDAKKDGFGTDIILHLNDDEFANSWRIEEIVKKYSNHIPYPIFMDKESYVAPKEGEKEGTYETKNEQINKANALWRLNKASLKEQDYNDFYKQISHDSSDPLLYIHTKAEGKIEYSTLFYVPSTEPFDLFRVDYQSGVKLYVKRVFITDDAKELLPPYLRFIKGVIDVEDLPLNVSREILQENAIMRTVKEQSVKKILSELAKVKESDRDKYIKFYKLFGKVLKEGLYGFNAEKEQILDLCLFKSSKRDGLISLKEYKEAMKEDQKSIYYISGNNENMLRNSPLLESFKKNDIEVLIMDEEIDTIVMPMVNEFDKTPLKSVSHADINDEIKNDEKVDESKVANTLVKMKEILKDEVKDVRLSSRLSSSAAVLIYDKNDPDYAMQEMLKQMGQGANAPKVKPILEINADHEIFAKLEKNEAMIYDIAPLLLDMARLNEGMSLENPAKFSELLTKVMIKAI